The DNA region ATTAggatatttctattattttgtcTACACATCACATGTTTAATTGTAATcattatattaaatatataaggaaatcacattttaatctaagtttataaaaataattgtacctaGCCATAATTAGCTGTGTAGTAGTATTGTAGTTGATTCtggtaatattatatttgcgcagttataaagttaattttatagtaatgttgtaaaaatatataatgtttaAACTTTATCTAGAATAGTTTGTAGTTTATCaatgtacatataatattataagttactgttatatatttaaataaacaggataaattttaaatttatattatgtttcattttctattataattaaTCATTGGTATTTAAATTAGCTATAGGAAAATTGTATTTAcagttttttaattcataaatatACGCTAATAtggtcataaaatatattaaataaaaacaatgattaaaaaccataatttgaaacaaaaatattttactgtagcTAATTTAAAGTTAGTAaggcaaaaaaattaaaaaaaaaaaaatatggaaaggATGTAAGAAAGGCACAGTATGAAGAATGAAAGTACGAGAGGAATGTATTGCGAGAACTGGTATGGATGAGGAGTTACATTGACGGAACTAAtccgtaaaaaaaaacaatgtcatgttttaacaagtttaAACCTGTATACTTTATACGAGCGCACCTGTGTGGTGTCATATTTAACATCAGATACGTGTAAGCGCAATAGACAGGAATGAACATGAAACTAATGTTTTCACAAGTCTGATCTTGTATGCTTCGAGCacttgttttgaaaatatttgacatcaggaatggaaataaaatatattattgtatgttttacataatattttaaaaatatataatattaatatttagcaTCCGTTTATCATCATTACTTGACagtgctattttatttatactttgtgtaaatatttcatgttttattgatttaaacAACACATTTTTTTGCGGATAACATGAcaattatacgttttcataatcaagactatttaatttttttacaacagACTTCTTTATACCTTTGCAACTTGCGAGTGCAATCAGGAATTAAAACACAGatataattaacataatatatttatttataaaaatattttggttagtATACATAATTCTTACAAACTAATATTAGTCCTTACAATTATGGATTACAAAAAGCTTATGCCTATTTAGGACACCAGTCattcaaaattacatatttttttaccatgtacctaggtaggtacttacatcatAGATAGTAGGTATGGAGTTATAGTCATTGATTAAGTTTAGGTAGctaattacatatattttgcAACATTAATGAAGTTACAAGGTAAAAATGGATtgaaaaatacctatttattacacattacataaaaatagttgCATTTCCCCAGGCTAAAGTTGACACTTTATCAAATAATAGCAATCGTTTGTCATCATTGCTTGAAAGTGCcactttatttacattttgtgtgaatatttcatgttttattgacctaaacaaaatattttttttgcgaaTGACATTGCAGTTGTACAAAACACTTTTATAATCGGTCATTTTAAACTGCTTCGTAATACATTTTTTAGTACCTTTTGCCTTCTTTATAGTTTTATCTAACGTTTTAATACAATAAAGCTTTGAGCGCAGTCCAACGAACTCTTTAATGATTTTACCACCCATTTCGTCCTTAAATAGCCCTGGaatctttttattaataattggtAACTCAAATTCGTTATTCGAATCATAGTTGCTGGTATCTAAGTATTTTAGGAAATGCATCTTGAAATCTTTATAAATGTCATTCGTTTCAACTTTATAAACCAGACTGTCTGTGTCAGTGTAGCACAATTGAATTCGGTTACCATAAAAAGGCTTTATAGTGGAATAGTGGAAATCGTACATGTGACTCTTAGACAATTCTAATACAGCAAACCCTATATATATTGGTTTGTTTAGAATAACACGCGAAGGCTTCATTTGGATTGCTACTAAATTATCAGAAAAGACAGACGCGCTATGAAAATAAGGGCTGGCTATTAATTTCTCAGCACAAGttgtcttttttgttttattgttcgaATCACACCACTTGTTTACTAATTTTACATCTATTCTTTGTTCATTATTTTCCAGCGTCTTCCCAAAAATACTATTgtttagtaatttaaaaaaatcttgttcgAAGGTCGACTCTGCTTTCTGACGTAGCTGGGTGTTAAGATCAATATATTGCTTTAAAAAACAACTTTGTTTAAATTCTATAGCTCGATGGATTTTTTTCAACACTAAACCGTGCtgtagacatttttttaaatgtgcgtAATGAATAACGTACTGGTATTTATCATACAAATTTGGtattagttttttattattaccgcCAGGTGGTAAGCATTTTTCAGGACAGAATGGGAAGTCATTGTGATCAATGTGCAAATGCCTAGGGTACATTAAATCAACTTCAAGAATATAACCTTTTTCCGCGGTATCACTAATATTTGTTAAATTCAATTGTAAATCATCTATTTCTTTTCTGTTCATAAATCTGAAATCGGAATAGGGTAGTGCCTGACACATGCTATACCCGTATAGATTGTTAcagtctaaataaataatgaatgaatttgGACTGGACGTATCATAAGAatccaaatatttattattagcttTGGCATGTCTTCTGGAACACATACAAACACCTCCGCGGATACCTTTTTGTATCATTCTAAAAATTTCAACATCACTAATTAATTCTAATTTAACTCCTGTTTTCAAAAGCATTGCATCAAACGATAGGCTTGGTGCTGTAAGATAAAATGCAGGATCGAGATTATAATATCGTTTACAAGTTTTTCTAAAACTTTCAAATATATCTGTTAGCAATAGAACGTCCGTTTTAAGATATAAATCTGTGTACATACccatattttgaatattaaatactGACCAAACAGATTGAGCATGTTCATAGTCTTCGTCGGAAATTAATTCATTAGTCAAAGAgttataaaaatgatttttagatGGCAAACATGTATCTTCATAACGTTCCCATTGAGACATATAGTCATATGGATACACTCCTTTTCGGGTTAACAAACTGAATTGTGTTTCAATAGGAAAATGTGATTTTAACTGTTGAAATTCTTGTATTTTCATTGTACTAGTTAACTTTTCTAAGCTAGTTCCCAAAAATTTGAAAGAATCTACAAACCGAACCTGAATGCTTTCCTTAGGGGAAATCGGAAtaaattttgtaaaagaaatatAGTTTTCTTTCGTTTTAGGTATCACTTTAAGAGATCCTGGAGCTTCTCCTAATTCTTTTATAAAAAGGTGACAGTCATAACcagataaattatgaaaaaatactgGTATAAATGATGGTACTTTGTATTGTATGTTACAATAACTATGAGCTGCGCCGCGATATTTACCAGTCAAGTGACAATGATCACGGACTTTGTCACCGAACAAAAAGTGCTCACAAATATGACATGTTGCTGCATTTTCAAAGTCATGAGCATGATCATCAGTAAAAATAATAGGAACGTTACTTTTTAAAATACCATAAATTTTTTGTGCATCGTTataaatagatttaacaaaTTTAGATACACAATCCAAACCGCGATACGAAACGTAACGATTATGGCTGTCAGCTAATGTGCACGTTATATGATATGCGAAGGCTATAGGTACATGTCGCTGACGTGTTACAGTACTCGCAGTTGTTGGATCAGGGTCACAAGATTGGTACCTTTCCAGCATTGTTTCAAAGTCAGCGTATATAACAAATGGAACAGTTTGCtttctattataattttcaaactGTATGAATGAGCCCTTTGGAGGCAGCACAGTGGCAATTCCTCCACAACTGTGCGAACTAAGATCATCACATGAAtcaaaaaacattaaacattcCTCACAAAAGTACAATTTACTGTGATGTTTCGTTATTTGATTCTTAACAAGTCGCGGTAAATCTTTAATGAGGCAGTAATGTGACAGATtgtcattttgtaaataaagtaaatggaTCACCTTTTTATTATTCAAGGATTTTGGTTTGTAAAGCGGTCCTACCacggtattattttttaaaccataaatataaatacaaatttcGGGGTTATTTACTTCAAACTGCGCTATGTCAGAGAAACTCAATGGGAAAGACAAACCTTCTATGTTTAACACGTTTCTGAAATGTGGGTACGATAAAACTCTTTCAGGATGAGATTTAGCTGGATATAAAGCAGCAACTACTGACCACAAAAAGCAATATTCGtcattattatgaatattaacACACGCTCTTTTTGATTTAATTGCTGCCGGTAACTCAATAAAACCGGAGCCGCGCAAAGGTTGATATTTGTTAATGTTAATTTCCAAATGAGAACTACTTAATAAAGTCCAACCACTATCACGGTCTTGGAATTCTTCAATCTTTTTCTTTAAAGTATTTTCAACTTGAGATATCAAAGTGACATAATCATAATTCTGATAAAGACTGAAATTTTTCGTACAAAATGATTTCATCTCCTGAGACTCGTTtttaaccaataaaaacaaagcaaaatattcaaagttTACTTTCAAACAAGTATGTTCTTTAAGAGACATATCTATTAACATTTGAATTTTAtcctgaatattatttaaaaatgattctAAAGAACAATTTTCAAACGAATCGGTAATTCTATAAGAAGCTATACGATTACGAAATGCAGAATGTATAATTTCAACGCCTTCgcaaaaatgtgaaatatttttatttttatgatcgtTACTGCGTAAATGACCTACCCAGTGATTGCGCTCAACAGATGTGTTACAAACAGTACAGAAaggcattttattattatgctaATTACCTTGTACTTTAAAGTTAGAACAAGCTATAAATTACTGAAGATGCTGCTATGTGTTAATATAAGACAGCAAAaggtacaaaaataaagtataagTTAAGTATAAGtagaaagaaattatttatttaggtaaaaaGCAATATATCCAAAACACATTAGGTATACACAATAGGGACTATGATGTAAGAGACTGGTGTCgaaactataattaaatataaaaaatgtgtgaaaatgacattttcaattacaatttaaatataaaaaaaaattaaattcattaaattttcaatgataatattaatataaaaaattattttatattaatattatcactATAAAAGATGGGCTCCGAGTTATCAAACAGCTCATGAGCCCGtctcataaatatttgtaaGGCGTCCCACGTCGAGGAGCCTCTATTAAGTTGCAGTTTCAGTGCAACCGACGCCTTCTTCCACCGATCCTCTCTAGGAGTGGAAGCGGCGTCAGCCTTATGGTACACCTTCACCTCTACGTAGAAGTCCCCCGTTAGGTCAGCTGTCCGCCGAACTTTCCCGTTGGCGACGCGGCTGACGAGGGACGATCCAAGGTCTCCGCACGATGTCGCTGGGAGAAGCTTGTCGTTCTCTAGACCGAAGAGGTCCGAGCTGTgatgtttgtatttactgaaacaaaataaaacattttatttataattattacgaTAATAATACCTTCAAAGTTGACGGCACGGTTGGCGCAGTGGTCGAGCGATCGACTGCTGCATTGCGTGTCGCGGTTCGATTCCCGCACggaacaaatatttgtataatcTACAGATAGTTGTTCGGGGTCTAGGTGTGTGTGTGCATGTGAGATTTATGTCTGTAAACGCACCCACGATACAGAAGAAATTCCTAAATATGACCAACTAAACGTGATGTATGAAAGATATCGTATCTAACATTTATGATAGTGCTCTCTGCGTTACTGAACTAGAGTTTAGTTTCGATTTGTGAATAAAACTCTAATGGACATAACATACACGACAAGTAAGTAATAAAGTCAAAAATTACCTTGATGTTGATTCCGAAGGCGTGGTGCCGCTCCCAGAAGATTTGCGCTTCGATGCCTTTTTCTTCGGCTGCACGTTTTTCGAAGCCTCGGTTACTGCTGAGCACCCCGGCAGCGACTGGTATTCAACTTCGGAGTCAGACCTGCAATCGAACAcaaaggttattttttataaaacaattatgATGTAAAGAACGCACTGAAATATCTAAccttcttaattaaattaattttgagtagtacttacttacattttatGAAGAGAGATTCACGTAATTATAACGTAAGGTAGACAGCGATGAGCACTTGGAAATACTGGAGCAAATGTAATTTTTGGATACAATCCATCGgtttatattcataaaaaaatacaatttcagcAAAATTTACctaatcacaaaattaatccttaaataatatgtattacagTTGTATTACCAATTTATGTCACTTACGTCCAATTAAATCGTATTGCTTGCATACCAATACTGTCAAATTGCAATTTTATCGTGagaaatgaaatataaaaccACCAACGCCGACAAAGGTGGAACCGATAGCTACTTACCTGGCTGTCGCTAATCATTATAGgtatgataataaaattatgtaagtttgtttgtttaataaacgCTAATATAAAACTTCATATGACATTATacgaatatttcaaaaaaaaaatattacaattatcCTCAAAATTGGTGTAAAGTAACCCCCTGCtagaactttttaataaaacatttcatgtaACGAAAGTCGCGGTAAAAATTTAGTTTACAACAATTTTGTAGTttaactcaaaattaaaataaaataactactaatttttataaaacatttcatgTAACGAAAGTCGCGTTAAAAATTTAGTTTACAACCATGTTGTAGTataactcaaaattaaaataaaataaccaaactactagaacatttttttttttaaacatttcataATATGAAATTATGAAATGAAATTCACGTCAAAAATTTTGATAACAATAATGCTACAGCTTaacttaaaattgaaataaaataatcaaatcaaactactagaacattttttataaaacattaaattcatGTAATTGgaattcgaataaaaaaaacgCTATTCAATTCAATAGGTAATGATATGATTAAGAATATCTTATAAACAATTCCTTAACTAGAACTGACAactggttattattattattaaccatTTATTTCAGACATAATCCATATAAGTGTCAATTAAATTTTTTTTGATCATGGAGAATTCTAATAAAATACTAATTTGAATTATAGCCGCAACATACACAGCGGTCCTCTTTCTTGTAATATGATTGCTTAACATATTTATGGAAATTACCCACACTCACACCGCATGCTATAAAGTTCTTACACTGCAAGTTATTTCATAATCCAATTCTGCAGTTTTGCAGATGTTAAGAGCCCATTTACACTTACTCATCGACTGCATAATAAAATCGTTTCCGACTTCATCGACAAGCGGTTTATGATATAGTACGTCGCACCGGCTGACCGCCCCGCCGCGCCGTCGCGTCGAATGGCTCATGTACCGTTTTGTCGGCGGCAAGTGTAAAAGCACCATAATCTATTTCAACGCTCAGAGTTCAGATGGCCATTATGTCTTATTTCTTAAAGTGTGAAGTGTGTGTCGTCTGTAtgaatgaattaaattaaaatttggaTGTCCTTGAGCCAATCTGGTCACAGAAAATAGAATGTGTGTGTGCCTATGAGTATACgctatttcttatttttgtggAGAGACATGAGACAATCTGTCCcaaattttagtttaatatataCGGTATCCTAAAGTTCAGATGTCCTCGAGCCAATCTGGTCACAGAAAACGGAGTATGTGTAACCTGTAGTGATGCACAATCTCTAACTTTGTGGAGAGACATGAGACAATCTGTCCTGAATTTTAGGCTAGCGATTCATACAGCGAAATACCTTATTTGTTAACGTGTAAGTAAAGTGTGTGTCGTCTGTAtgaatgaattaaattaaaatttggaTGTTCTTGAGCCAATCTGGTCACAGAAAATAGAATGTGTGTGTGCCTATGAGTATACgctatttcttatttttgtggAGAGACATGAGACAATCTGTCCcaaattttagtttaatatataCGGTATCCTAAAGTTCAGATGTCCTCGAGCCAATCTGGTCACAGAAAACGGAGTATGTGTAACCTGTAGCGATGCACAATCTCTTACTTTGTGGAGAGACATGAGACAATCTGTCCTGAATTTTAGGCTAGCGGTTCATACAGCGAAATACCTTGTTTGTTAACGTGTAAGTAAAGTGTGTGTGAACTGAAATAGTGGAATGGCGCCCAATCCGTTTGCTGATCGAACAAGGTAATCCATTTATATTATTGGGCATTCTAATCCACCGAGAGCGACGGAGGCGAACGGAGTGAGCCGTAGGAACGGAAGGTGGATTAGAATGCCCAATAATATCCTACTGGcgtctagtctaaccggatgtagctgagtaccagtattttacaaggagcgaccgcctgtctgacttcctcaacttagttacccgggcaacccaacacccTTAGGTCAGACGGATTGTAGGACTTACTGGCTTCggtctacccgtaacgactgccaaagatgttcaatgacagccggcacctacagtttatcgtgctctACAAAACACAGtcgttggtgtccaaaatatattaagaaagtacatacaaacttagaaaagttgcattggtacttgcctgacctggaatcgaacttaTACATGAGAGATTGGATTATTAGAgacctttacccactaggccactacgacttcAATTTTTACATTTAGATAATTTCATTTGAACGAAGAAAATGTCTTtcaaattttttattcatttatacatactttt from Helicoverpa zea isolate HzStark_Cry1AcR chromosome 29, ilHelZeax1.1, whole genome shotgun sequence includes:
- the LOC124644335 gene encoding uncharacterized protein LOC124644335 isoform X1, which gives rise to MPFCTVCNTSVERNHWVGHLRSNDHKNKNISHFCEGVEIIHSAFRNRIASYRITDSFENCSLESFLNNIQDKIQMLIDMSLKEHTCLKVNFEYFALFLLVKNESQEMKSFCTKNFSLYQNYDYVTLISQVENTLKKKIEEFQDRDSGWTLLSSSHLEININKYQPLRGSGFIELPAAIKSKRACVNIHNNDEYCFLWSVVAALYPAKSHPERVLSYPHFRNVLNIEGLSFPLSFSDIAQFEVNNPEICIYIYGLKNNTVVGPLYKPKSLNNKKVIHLLYLQNDNLSHYCLIKDLPRLVKNQITKHHSKLYFCEECLMFFDSCDDLSSHSCGGIATVLPPKGSFIQFENYNRKQTVPFVIYADFETMLERYQSCDPDPTTASTVTRQRHVPIAFAYHITCTLADSHNRYVSYRGLDCVSKFVKSIYNDAQKIYGILKSNVPIIFTDDHAHDFENAATCHICEHFLFGDKVRDHCHLTGKYRGAAHSYCNIQYKVPSFIPVFFHNLSGYDCHLFIKELGEAPGSLKVIPKTKENYISFTKFIPISPKESIQVRFVDSFKFLGTSLEKLTSTMKIQEFQQLKSHFPIETQFSLLTRKGVYPYDYMSQWERYEDTCLPSKNHFYNSLTNELISDEDYEHAQSVWSVFNIQNMGMYTDLYLKTDVLLLTDIFESFRKTCKRYYNLDPAFYLTAPSLSFDAMLLKTGVKLELISDVEIFRMIQKGIRGGVCMCSRRHAKANNKYLDSYDTSSPNSFIIYLDCNNLYGYSMCQALPYSDFRFMNRKEIDDLQLNLTNISDTAEKGYILEVDLMYPRHLHIDHNDFPFCPEKCLPPGGNNKKLIPNLYDKYQYVIHYAHLKKCLQHGLVLKKIHRAIEFKQSCFLKQYIDLNTQLRQKAESTFEQDFFKLLNNSIFGKTLENNEQRIDVKLVNKWCDSNNKTKKTTCAEKLIASPYFHSASVFSDNLVAIQMKPSRVILNKPIYIGFAVLELSKSHMYDFHYSTIKPFYGNRIQLCYTDTDSLVYKVETNDIYKDFKMHFLKYLDTSNYDSNNEFELPIINKKIPGLFKDEMGGKIIKEFVGLRSKLYCIKTLDKTIKKAKGTKKCITKQFKMTDYKSVLYNCNVIRKKNILFRSIKHEIFTQNVNKVALSSNDDKRLLLFDKVSTLAWGNATIFM
- the LOC124644335 gene encoding uncharacterized protein LOC124644335 isoform X2, whose translation is MSDSEVEYQSLPGCSAVTEASKNVQPKKKASKRKSSGSGTTPSESTSSKYKHHSSDLFGLENDKLLPATSCGDLGSSLVSRVANGKVRRTADLTGDFYVEVKVYHKADAASTPREDRWKKASVALKLQLNRGSSTWDALQIFMRRAHELFDNSEPIFYSDNINIK